In the genome of Phlebotomus papatasi isolate M1 chromosome 2, Ppap_2.1, whole genome shotgun sequence, one region contains:
- the LOC129803109 gene encoding mitochondrial uncoupling protein Bmcp isoform X1 has translation MDSREWLNPFVFGGIASITAEFGTFPIDTAKTRLQIQGQKLDGQFTRLKYRGMTDAFVKITREEGMRALYSGIWPAVLRQATYGTIKFGTYYSLKKHLSRHGILQDSTGKERVWANVACAVSAGAISSAIANPTDVLKVRMQVDGRGSGKQSLFACFREIYVREGIRGLWRGVCPTAQRAIVIAAVELPVYDGCKSTLIPYLGDTSANHLLSSFIASLGSAVASTPLDVIRTRLMNQKRITVALEGLPAKIYTSSLDCALQTVRTEGPLALYKGFVPTLVRMGPWNIIFFVTYERLKTVREKALTSVPILVEAL, from the exons ATGGACAGCAGAGAGTGGCTAAATCCATTTGTCTTTGGTGGAATTGCATCAATAACAGCTGAATTTG GAACTTTCCCCATCGACACTGCAAAGACACGCCTTCAGATCCAGGGGCAGAAGCTCGATGGTCAGTTTACGCGGCTCAAATACCGCGGGATGACGGATGCTTTTGTCAAAATAACCCGCGAGGAAGGAATGCGTGCACTGTACTCAGGGATCTGGCCAGCTGTCCTCAGACAAGCCACATATGGGACAATTAAATTTGGCACTTACTATTCCTTGAAGAAGCACCTGAGTCGGCATGGAATACTGCAAGATAGCACTGGGAAGGAGAGAGTTTGGGCAAATGTAGCCTGTGCTGTGTCCGCAGGAGCAATCTCTAGTGCCATTGCCAATCCTACAGATGTCCTGAAGGTGAGAATGCAAGTAGATGGTAGAGGATCTGGTAAGCAGAGCCTTTTCGCGTGCTTCCGAGAAATCTACGTGCGAGAGGGCATTCGTGGTCTCTGGCGAGGTGTTTGTCCAACAGCTCAGCGAGCCATTGTCATTGCTGCAGTCGAACTGCCCGTATACGATGGCTGCAAGAGTACCTTGATTCCCTACCTTGGAGACACATCCGCCAATCATCTCCTATCCAGTTTCATCGCAAGTCTGGGCAGTGCTGTAGCCTCGACACCGCTAGACGTCATCCGGACGCGTCTGATGAACCAGAAACGGATCACAGTAGCCCTCGAGGGACTCCCAGCCAAAATCTACACCAGCAGCCTCGACTGTGCTCTTCAGACCGTCCGCACCGAAGGGCCGCTGGCACTGTACAAAGGCTTCGTGCCCACACTGGTGCGCATGGGGCCCTGGAACATCATCTTCTTTGTCACGTACGAACGACTGAAG ACGGTTCGAGAGAAGGCGctgacatcagttccaatcttggtggaagcACTTTAG
- the LOC129803109 gene encoding mitochondrial uncoupling protein Bmcp isoform X3 yields the protein MDSREWLNPFVFGGIASITAEFGTFPIDTAKTRLQIQGQKLDGQFTRLKYRGMTDAFVKITREEGMRALYSGIWPAVLRQATYGTIKFGTYYSLKKHLSRHGILQDSTGKERVWANVACAVSAGAISSAIANPTDVLKVRMQVDGRGSGKQSLFACFREIYVREGIRGLWRGVCPTAQRAIVIAAVELPVYDGCKSTLIPYLGDTSANHLLSSFIASLGSAVASTPLDVIRTRLMNQKRITVALEGLPAKIYTSSLDCALQTVRTEGPLALYKGFVPTLVRMGPWNIIFFVTYERLKLIKEM from the exons ATGGACAGCAGAGAGTGGCTAAATCCATTTGTCTTTGGTGGAATTGCATCAATAACAGCTGAATTTG GAACTTTCCCCATCGACACTGCAAAGACACGCCTTCAGATCCAGGGGCAGAAGCTCGATGGTCAGTTTACGCGGCTCAAATACCGCGGGATGACGGATGCTTTTGTCAAAATAACCCGCGAGGAAGGAATGCGTGCACTGTACTCAGGGATCTGGCCAGCTGTCCTCAGACAAGCCACATATGGGACAATTAAATTTGGCACTTACTATTCCTTGAAGAAGCACCTGAGTCGGCATGGAATACTGCAAGATAGCACTGGGAAGGAGAGAGTTTGGGCAAATGTAGCCTGTGCTGTGTCCGCAGGAGCAATCTCTAGTGCCATTGCCAATCCTACAGATGTCCTGAAGGTGAGAATGCAAGTAGATGGTAGAGGATCTGGTAAGCAGAGCCTTTTCGCGTGCTTCCGAGAAATCTACGTGCGAGAGGGCATTCGTGGTCTCTGGCGAGGTGTTTGTCCAACAGCTCAGCGAGCCATTGTCATTGCTGCAGTCGAACTGCCCGTATACGATGGCTGCAAGAGTACCTTGATTCCCTACCTTGGAGACACATCCGCCAATCATCTCCTATCCAGTTTCATCGCAAGTCTGGGCAGTGCTGTAGCCTCGACACCGCTAGACGTCATCCGGACGCGTCTGATGAACCAGAAACGGATCACAGTAGCCCTCGAGGGACTCCCAGCCAAAATCTACACCAGCAGCCTCGACTGTGCTCTTCAGACCGTCCGCACCGAAGGGCCGCTGGCACTGTACAAAGGCTTCGTGCCCACACTGGTGCGCATGGGGCCCTGGAACATCATCTTCTTTGTCACGTACGAACGACTGAAG CTCATaaaagaaatgtaa
- the LOC129803109 gene encoding mitochondrial uncoupling protein Bmcp isoform X2 — protein MDSREWLNPFVFGGIASITAEFGTFPIDTAKTRLQIQGQKLDGQFTRLKYRGMTDAFVKITREEGMRALYSGIWPAVLRQATYGTIKFGTYYSLKKHLSRHGILQDSTGKERVWANVACAVSAGAISSAIANPTDVLKVRMQVDGRGSGKQSLFACFREIYVREGIRGLWRGVCPTAQRAIVIAAVELPVYDGCKSTLIPYLGDTSANHLLSSFIASLGSAVASTPLDVIRTRLMNQKRITVALEGLPAKIYTSSLDCALQTVRTEGPLALYKGFVPTLVRMGPWNIIFFVTYERLKIGIFLFIS, from the exons ATGGACAGCAGAGAGTGGCTAAATCCATTTGTCTTTGGTGGAATTGCATCAATAACAGCTGAATTTG GAACTTTCCCCATCGACACTGCAAAGACACGCCTTCAGATCCAGGGGCAGAAGCTCGATGGTCAGTTTACGCGGCTCAAATACCGCGGGATGACGGATGCTTTTGTCAAAATAACCCGCGAGGAAGGAATGCGTGCACTGTACTCAGGGATCTGGCCAGCTGTCCTCAGACAAGCCACATATGGGACAATTAAATTTGGCACTTACTATTCCTTGAAGAAGCACCTGAGTCGGCATGGAATACTGCAAGATAGCACTGGGAAGGAGAGAGTTTGGGCAAATGTAGCCTGTGCTGTGTCCGCAGGAGCAATCTCTAGTGCCATTGCCAATCCTACAGATGTCCTGAAGGTGAGAATGCAAGTAGATGGTAGAGGATCTGGTAAGCAGAGCCTTTTCGCGTGCTTCCGAGAAATCTACGTGCGAGAGGGCATTCGTGGTCTCTGGCGAGGTGTTTGTCCAACAGCTCAGCGAGCCATTGTCATTGCTGCAGTCGAACTGCCCGTATACGATGGCTGCAAGAGTACCTTGATTCCCTACCTTGGAGACACATCCGCCAATCATCTCCTATCCAGTTTCATCGCAAGTCTGGGCAGTGCTGTAGCCTCGACACCGCTAGACGTCATCCGGACGCGTCTGATGAACCAGAAACGGATCACAGTAGCCCTCGAGGGACTCCCAGCCAAAATCTACACCAGCAGCCTCGACTGTGCTCTTCAGACCGTCCGCACCGAAGGGCCGCTGGCACTGTACAAAGGCTTCGTGCCCACACTGGTGCGCATGGGGCCCTGGAACATCATCTTCTTTGTCACGTACGAACGACTGAAG Ataggtatttttttatttatttcctaa